The following is a genomic window from Geoalkalibacter halelectricus.
AGCCCCAGCGCCTCGGCGGGGAATTGCTGCGCCTGGGCGGCGGCAGGCTGATGCCGGCGTAGAGTCGGATCGAGGCAGGGAGGGCTGGAGGTGTTGCGCTGAGCAGGAGGAAAAAGGCCGGCCTAAGATTGGAGGCCGCGGCTCAAACCGGCCCTGTGCGGGCTTAGTCCGCCCCGCGGCCATAGGCATTCAAAATTTCACTCAAGGCATGAATGGAATAGGGTTTGGTGACCACCCGGTCCATGCCCGCGGCGGTAAATTCGGCCAGGATCTCTTCGATGGCATGGGCGGTGAGGCCTATGACGGGAATGTCGTGGTTGTGGTGATCGGTGTGGAATTGGCGGATGCGGCGAGTGGCCGTCACGCCGTCGACGCCGGGCATGGACACATCCATGAAAACCAGGTCGTAGGGCTTTTCGTTCAAGGCGTTCAGGGCCTTTTCGCCGTCGTCGACAATCTCGACCTGGTGGCCTAGGCGCGAGATGATCTGCCGGATCAAGTGCTGGTTGAGGGTCTCGTCCTCGGCAACCAGAACCCGCAGTTCCCGCCCTTTCGGCTCATCCTCCCCGCGCAAGGCTTCATTGCTCCCTTTTTGCACCGGTTCTTGACCATCTTCCGCTGCGGCAAAGGATGCCGTAAAGTGAAAAACGGCGCCGGCGCCGGCCTTGCTCTGCACCCAGATTTTGCCCCCCATCTTATCCACCAGTTGCCGGCAGATGGCCAGGCCCAGGCCGGTTCCGCCGAATTTTCTCGTGGTCGAGGAATCCACCTGCTCGAAGGGTTCAAAAATCCGCTGGAGGTCCGGCTCCGACAAGCCGATGCCCGAATCGTGAATGGAGAAGCGCACCATGGCCCGGCCGCGCTCTTCCTCCACCAACACGGCGGAAATCCGCACCTCGCCCCGCTCGGTGAATTTCACCGCGTTGGACAAAAGGTTGGACAAAACCTGCCGCAAGCGCACGCCGTCGCCGATCACGCATTCCGGCAGGCTCTCATCCAGGGAAACTTTGAACCCAAGCTGTTTTGCCGCGATAATTGGACGATGGATTTTCGTCACTTCCTCCACCGCGTCCGCGATGGAGAAAGGCTGCTCCTCCATGGTGATCTTACCCGCCTCGATTTTGGAGAAGTCGAGAATGTCCTCGATAATCCGCAACAGATCCTGAGCGGAGGCTTTGAGGGTCTTAAGATATTCGCGTTGCGGGTCGGGAAGATCGTCTGAGCCGAGCAATTCAATGGTTCCCAGAATCCCCGTCATGGGCGTTCTGACTTCATGGCTCATATTGGCGAGAAAGATGCTTTTCGCCGCGCTGGCCCGTTCGGCGTCTTCCTTGGCCTGCTGCAGTTGCCGGGTGCGTCTTTCGACCTTGCCCTCCAACTCCAGATTGAGCTCGCGCACCCGCGTTTCGGCCTCCTTGATCGGGGTGATGTCCGTAAAGGTCAGCACCACGCCGTCGATGGCACCCGTCTCGATGCGAAAGGGCAAGATGCGCTTGAGCATCCAGCGCCCCTCGCGGGTTTGCAGCTCGCGCTCCAGGGGCTCACCGGTTTTGAGAACCTGCGTCACGCGGCTGAGCATTTCATCCTGATGAGGAAGATGGTAGGCGATGTGGTCGAGGGGGCGGCCGACGTCCTGGGGCAGCAGCTTGAAAAAACGGGTGATGGCCGGATTGAACTTGCGAATGCGCAGATCGCGATCGACATAGACAGTACCGGCTTCCATGCTGACCAGCAGATTCTCGTGATCGCGGTTGAGTTCAAGCAGATCCTTGTTTTTTTGCTCCAACTCGGCGTTGACGGTGTAGAGTTCCTCGTTGACGGAGTGCAATTCCTCGTTGGTGCTCTGCAATTCCTCGTTGGCGGCCATGAGCTCCTCATTGGCGGCCTGCAATTCCTCGTTTGAGGTCTGCAATTCCTCGACGGTGGTTTGCAGGCTCTCCTTGGTCGTGGCCAACTCCTGCTCGAGTTCGTCGATATACTCCTGCACGGCCTGCGGCAGCTCCACCGCGCCGAGGGGAGAATCGGTTTTCTGCGGCGTGGAGGGGAGAAGTTCGGATTTTTGCGGCGGCCGCAGAAAGATGAAGTAGTGACAGGAGCTTTTCTGCTGATCTTGCAGACACTCCACCACCAGGTCCAATTTCTTGCCGGTCCGCCCTTTTTCCACTTCCAAATTTTTCAACTCAACGAGACGCTGAGTCTTCGACACGCGATGCAGCGCCGTCGTCAGAGGGATTTTGAGGCTCGGAACCACCAGCGCGAGAATATCGTTCTCGAAACGCCCCTCCAACTTCGGCAGGAGATTCGAGACATCTCCGAAACAGTGCAAAATCCGGTGCTGCTCATCGACAAGCACCCCGCTCGGCACGAACGCCTTCAGAAGCTGGTCGTAATCGTGAAGCAGGCGGCGATTGATGTTGACCGTTGTTTTCGGCAGGGGCTGAGAAAGCATCGAGCCCGATTTGTCCTTGGCGGTCGCATCGAAACTGCCGTTGAAAGCAATCTTGTGATCCCTGGTTTTCTGAAATATCTTGCTCGAACTACTCACCACGCTGAATTCCTCAGCCAGGGGGCCAAGCCCCTCGCTGCTGCCAAGCAACAAAAAGCCCTTGTGCTTGAGTGCGAAGTGGAAGACCGACAGCACCTTGCGCTGCGTTTCAGGCTTGAAGTAAATCAACAGGTTGCGGCAACAGGCCAGATCCAGACGGGTAAAGGGCGGATCGCTGAACAGGTTGTGCGGGGCAAAGACGATCATCTTACGCAACATCTGCCGCACCCGGTAGCGCTCCGCCGATTCCCGCTGAAAAAACCGTTCCAGGCGTTCGGGAGAGACGTTTTTCAGCGCCTGGGCGTTATAGAGGCCCTGGGACGCGAACTCCAGGGAAGCGGCGTGAACATCCGTGGCGAAAATCGAGATTTTGCCTTTGAATTGCACCTGTTGAGCTTTTTCGGCGAGCAGGATGGCCAGGGAGTAAGCTTCCTCACCCGTGGCGCATCCTGCCGTCCAGACGCGAATATCCTCATCTTCCCTGCGGTTTTCGAAAATGTGAGGCAGAACTTCCTTTTCCAGGCGTTCGAAAATCTTCGGATCGCGGAAGAATTCCGTCACCC
Proteins encoded in this region:
- a CDS encoding chemotaxis protein CheB: MTDPSQDDSPPQHSQPTQSSPSPDFIVGLGASAGGLAALQKFFDHMPAQSGMAFVVVQHLSPDFKSMMDDLLARNTSMPIHRAGDGMEIRPDNIYLITPQTHLTVSGGRLRTTKRTDASHADLPIDVFLHSLAEDRGAKAIAVIFSGTGSDGSRGIQEIKRAGGLVVVQSIESAQFDGMPRSAILTGACDLVLAPEEMPGALVEFAGLPAGERKDFLCHYLGADEHGEYQAIFALLRSHYDLDFSKYKPPTVDRRIQRRMEFSGTATPGEYAALLADDLKELDALYRDLLIGVTEFFRDPKIFERLEKEVLPHIFENRREDEDIRVWTAGCATGEEAYSLAILLAEKAQQVQFKGKISIFATDVHAASLEFASQGLYNAQALKNVSPERLERFFQRESAERYRVRQMLRKMIVFAPHNLFSDPPFTRLDLACCRNLLIYFKPETQRKVLSVFHFALKHKGFLLLGSSEGLGPLAEEFSVVSSSSKIFQKTRDHKIAFNGSFDATAKDKSGSMLSQPLPKTTVNINRRLLHDYDQLLKAFVPSGVLVDEQHRILHCFGDVSNLLPKLEGRFENDILALVVPSLKIPLTTALHRVSKTQRLVELKNLEVEKGRTGKKLDLVVECLQDQQKSSCHYFIFLRPPQKSELLPSTPQKTDSPLGAVELPQAVQEYIDELEQELATTKESLQTTVEELQTSNEELQAANEELMAANEELQSTNEELHSVNEELYTVNAELEQKNKDLLELNRDHENLLVSMEAGTVYVDRDLRIRKFNPAITRFFKLLPQDVGRPLDHIAYHLPHQDEMLSRVTQVLKTGEPLERELQTREGRWMLKRILPFRIETGAIDGVVLTFTDITPIKEAETRVRELNLELEGKVERRTRQLQQAKEDAERASAAKSIFLANMSHEVRTPMTGILGTIELLGSDDLPDPQREYLKTLKASAQDLLRIIEDILDFSKIEAGKITMEEQPFSIADAVEEVTKIHRPIIAAKQLGFKVSLDESLPECVIGDGVRLRQVLSNLLSNAVKFTERGEVRISAVLVEEERGRAMVRFSIHDSGIGLSEPDLQRIFEPFEQVDSSTTRKFGGTGLGLAICRQLVDKMGGKIWVQSKAGAGAVFHFTASFAAAEDGQEPVQKGSNEALRGEDEPKGRELRVLVAEDETLNQHLIRQIISRLGHQVEIVDDGEKALNALNEKPYDLVFMDVSMPGVDGVTATRRIRQFHTDHHNHDIPVIGLTAHAIEEILAEFTAAGMDRVVTKPYSIHALSEILNAYGRGAD